Proteins encoded in a region of the Flavobacteriales bacterium genome:
- a CDS encoding MerR family transcriptional regulator, translated as MMNEKFLKESLKGSLAKMEALSKRSIPYSNSGVPGYMIKHWESKGLVPVVGLPNQNREYTIVDYIWVCLVRDLTSLGYPWDNIRKLMVLMLSPQSPNEYFKEMNSNAIESIKDGIWSQGLVEEDFFDKKRYEFSVFYLLVLTGFTFDRTVSLLVNAKGEFMIEDLKDQKDNFYLMKWHEFKQVPHVCVSLSKILSDVLLGLEPKKYLLANGVIDEKELEVLERIRSGRYQEITVSCNKNGQITKASFTEVQKVTNATRIADLIAINGYQEIVLKTENGNVVHCTNTRKWK; from the coding sequence ATGATGAATGAAAAATTTCTCAAAGAGTCCCTAAAGGGCTCCCTTGCCAAAATGGAGGCTTTAAGCAAGAGGTCTATTCCTTATTCCAATTCGGGGGTGCCCGGATATATGATAAAGCACTGGGAGTCCAAAGGATTGGTTCCTGTTGTGGGGCTTCCGAATCAAAACCGTGAATACACCATTGTAGATTACATATGGGTATGTCTTGTAAGGGACTTAACCAGTCTTGGTTATCCATGGGACAACATCCGAAAGCTTATGGTGCTCATGTTATCACCTCAGAGTCCAAATGAATATTTCAAAGAGATGAATTCGAATGCCATTGAAAGCATTAAAGATGGAATCTGGAGCCAAGGTTTAGTCGAGGAGGACTTCTTTGATAAAAAGAGATATGAGTTCTCCGTCTTCTACCTTTTGGTATTAACAGGATTCACCTTTGATCGAACCGTTTCATTATTGGTAAATGCCAAAGGAGAGTTCATGATCGAGGACTTGAAGGATCAAAAAGATAACTTTTACTTGATGAAATGGCATGAGTTTAAACAAGTGCCTCATGTGTGCGTCAGTCTTTCAAAGATTTTAAGTGATGTTTTACTTGGGCTTGAGCCAAAAAAGTATTTACTGGCAAATGGTGTAATTGATGAAAAGGAACTTGAGGTCTTGGAAAGAATCCGTTCGGGGCGTTATCAAGAGATTACCGTTTCATGCAATAAGAACGGTCAGATCACAAAAGCATCCTTTACAGAAGTTCAAAAGGTCACAAATGCGACACGCATAGCAGACTTAATCGCAATAAATGGATATCAAGAAATCGTCTTAAAAACCGAAAACGGAAATGTAGTGCATTGCACCAATACACGTAAATGGAAGTAA